In Prunus dulcis chromosome 1, ALMONDv2, whole genome shotgun sequence, the following are encoded in one genomic region:
- the LOC117616544 gene encoding flavonoid 3',5'-methyltransferase-like, which yields MGDKVEKIILKSPALLKYIFETSCFPREHEQLKQLREATVEKYQFWSLMNVPVDEGLLLSMILKLMNASKTLELGVFTGYSLLTTALALPHDGKITAIDPDKEAYEFGLPYIQRAGVDHKINFCHSDALTVLNDLIANGKEKGSFDFAFVDANKDAYIKYHDLLLKLVKVGGIIAYDNTLWFGTVAEAEENVEEFAKKGRKHLLQLNSFLAADNRIELALVSIGDGLTLCRRLY from the exons TACATCTTCGAAACAAGCTGCTTCCCAAGAGAACACGAGCAATTGAAGCAACTAAGGGAAGCCACTGTCGAGAAATACCAATTTTG GAGTCTCATGAATGTGCCTGTAGATGAAGGCCTGCTTCTCTCGATGATTCTAAAGCTCATGAATGCAAGCAAAACACTGGAACTTGGTGTATTCACTGGCTACTCTCTTCTTACAACTGCTCTTGCACTACCTCATGACGGCaaa ATAACGGCAATCGATCCAGATAAAGAAGCCTATGAGTTTGGATTGCCATACATTCAGAGGGCTGGGGTGGATCATAAGATTAATTTCTGTCACTCAGATGCCCTCACTGTCCTAAATGATCTCATTGCCAAT GGGAAGGAAAAAGGGAGCTTTGATTTTGCATTTGTGGACGCGAACAAGGACGCATACATCAAATATCACGACCTGCTGCTAAAGCTTGTGAAGGTCGGAGGAATAATAGCTTATGACAACACATTGTGGTTTGGGACAGTGGCAGAAGCTGAGGAGAATGTGGAGGAATTTGCAAAGAAAGGCAGAAAGCATTTGCTGCAACTCAACAGCTTTCTTGCCGCCGACAATCGCATCGAGTTAGCTCTTGTTTCCATCGGAGATGGACTCACCCTCTGCAGGCGTCTCTATTAG
- the LOC117615002 gene encoding ELMO domain-containing protein A produces the protein MKCFLVDRVLLPADATCVCFKRKGNYQRICMNLTPLQEERMRRLKRRMKVYFDAARADHQEALRALWYATYPGQELQGLISDQWKEMGWQGRDPSTDFRGAGFISLENLLFFAKTFSTSFQCLLKKQGGKPAAWEYPFAVAGVNITFMIMQMLDLEATKPRTFIRAVFLQMLLENEWSFDLLYCVAFMVMDKQWLERNATYMEFNDVLKSTRAQLERELLMDDVFRIEDMPSYSLLC, from the exons ATGAAATGCTTTCTTGTGGATCGTGTGCTACTGCCAG CTGATGCAACTTGTGTTTGCTTCAAGCGAAAGGGAAATTATCAACGGATCTGCATGAACTTGACACCCCTTCAG GAAGAAAGAATGCGACGGTTGAAGCGCCGAATGAAGGTTTACTTTGATGCTGCTAGGGCAGATCACCAG GAAGCATTGAGAGCTCTTTGGTATGCTACATATCCTGGTCAAGAGCTTCAAGGCTTGATATCGGATCAATGGAAAGAGATGGGATGGCAGGGAAGAGATCCATCTACTGATTTCAG AGGTGCTGGTTTCATTTCTTTGGAGAACCTCCTGTTCTTTGCAAAGACCTTTTCG ACATCTTTCCAGTGCCTATTGAAAAAGCAGGGAGGAAAGCCGGCTGCTTGGGAATATCCGTTTGCTGTTGCTGGTGTAAATATCACATTCATGATCATGCAAATGCTTGACCTTGAAGCCA CAAAACCCAGGACTTTCATCAGAGCAGTTTTCTTACAAATGTTGTTAG AAAATGAGTGGTCCTTTGACTTGCTTTATTGCGTGGCTTTCATGGTTATGGACAAGCAGTGGCTTGAGAGAAATGCTACATACATGGAGTTCAAT GATGTTTTGAAATCCACTCGAGCTCAGTTGGAGAGGGAACTGCTAATGGATGATGTCTTCCGGATTGAAGACATGCCATCTTACAGCCTTCTTTGTTGA
- the LOC117638444 gene encoding 65-kDa microtubule-associated protein 8 isoform X2, protein MGSFQTPIGMRSSNLLETSCGYLLQELQMIWNEVGQDHFEREKVLLDLEQECLEVYRKKVDAANTSRARLHQELAEAEAEFTHLLLSLGERSLPGRPEKMAGTLKEQLDSITPALREMRLRKEERVNQFRTVQGQIQKISAEIAGQSESEYDDLSSDIMVNENDLSLKKLEEYQTELQRLRNEKNERLMRVEQYIDAVHKLSSILGTDSSMVITKVHPSLNDLCGITKNISNGILAKLNSTVESLDEEKLKRLDKLHHLGKALTNLWNLMDTPYKDRQSFSHVTGLLSLSSAEVSDPGSLTLNIIQQAEAEVRRLDHLKASKMKELFFKKQNELKEICNKSHMEIPLQSEIDNLINLINSGEIDHADLLMSMDQQISRAKEEASSRMTIMEKVEKWMLARDEERWLEEYSRDENRYSVSRGAHKNLRRAERARVLVNKIPGTSPSNVGRV, encoded by the exons ATGGGTTCATTTCAAACACCGATAGGAATGCGAAGCTCCAATCTTCTCGAAACTTCATGTGGATACCTGCTTCAAGAACTGCAG ATGATTTGGAATGAAGTTGGACAAGATCACTTTGAAAGGGAGAAGGTACTGCTGGACCTAGAACAGGAATGCCTAGAGGTTTATCGGAAGAAGGTTGATGCTGCAAATACATCCAGAGCTCGCCTGCACCAGGAGTTGGCAGAAGCTGAGGCTGAATTTACCCATCTTCTTTTGTCCCTTGGTGAACGATCTCTACCTGGACGG CCAGAAAAAATGGCGGGAACACTGAAAGAGCAGCTAGATTCAATCACGCCGGCTTTGAGGGAAATGAGATTGAGGAAAGAAGAAAGGGTGAATCAGTTCCGAACTGTACAAGGGCAAATTCAGAAAATTTCTGCAGAAATAGCAGGTCAATCAGAATCAGAATATGATGACTTATCATCAGATATCATGGTGAATGAGAATGATCTATCCTTGAAGAAACTAGAAGAGTATCAGACAGAGCTACAAAGACTCCGCAACGAGAAG AATGAAAGGCTCATGAGGGTGGAACAATATATAGATGCAGTCCACAAATTGTCTTCAATATTAGGAACAGACTCCTCCATGGTCATCACCAAGGTTCATCCAAGCTTAAATGACTTATGTGGGATAACCAAAAACATAAGCAACGGTATTTTGGCTAAGCTTAACAGCACGGTGGAATCTCTAGACGAAGAAAAGCTAAAACGACTTGATAAG CTTCACCATCTTGGCAAAGCATTGACAAACTTATGGAATCTCATGGACACACCCTATAAAGATCGTCAATCGTTTTCCCATGTTACTGGCTTATTATCACTCTCATCAGCAGAAGTATCAGATCCAGGAAGCCTAACCCTAAACATAATCCAGCAG GCCGAAGCTGAAGTCAGGAGATTGGATCACTTAAAAGCAAGCAAGATGAAAGAACTATTTTTCAAGAAACAGAATGAGCTCAAGGAGATATGCAATAAATCACACATGGAGATTCCTTTGCAGTCAGAGATTGATAATCTAATTAACCTCATTAACTCTG GGGAGATTGACCATGCAGATCTTCTCATGAGCATGGATCAACAGATATCAAGAGCAAAAGAAGAAGCTTCTAGCAGAATGACTATCATGGAAAAGGTGGAAAAGTGGATGCTAGCACGTGATGAAGAGCGTTGGTTGGAAGAATACAGCAGA GACGAGAACCGGTACTCGGTCAGCAGAGGTGCACACAAGAACCTGAGACGTGCAGAACGCGCCCGAGTATTAGTCAACAAAATCCCAG GTACCTCTCCTAGCAATGTTGGAAGAGTATAA
- the LOC117638444 gene encoding 65-kDa microtubule-associated protein 8 isoform X1, protein MGSFQTPIGMRSSNLLETSCGYLLQELQMIWNEVGQDHFEREKVLLDLEQECLEVYRKKVDAANTSRARLHQELAEAEAEFTHLLLSLGERSLPGRPEKMAGTLKEQLDSITPALREMRLRKEERVNQFRTVQGQIQKISAEIAGQSESEYDDLSSDIMVNENDLSLKKLEEYQTELQRLRNEKNERLMRVEQYIDAVHKLSSILGTDSSMVITKVHPSLNDLCGITKNISNGILAKLNSTVESLDEEKLKRLDKLHHLGKALTNLWNLMDTPYKDRQSFSHVTGLLSLSSAEVSDPGSLTLNIIQQAEAEVRRLDHLKASKMKELFFKKQNELKEICNKSHMEIPLQSEIDNLINLINSGEIDHADLLMSMDQQISRAKEEASSRMTIMEKVEKWMLARDEERWLEEYSRDENRYSVSRGAHKNLRRAERARVLVNKIPALVDLLIANTKSWEEERKKTFLYDEVPLLAMLEEYNVLRQEKEEDKQRQREMKKVQSQVAVEQENLFITRPSTSARRTSTRSVNGGFSNAIPLNRRLSLGLQQLGPNSINSGTQGISFIKEGKKARGQKMFARPGLVSHLRDETASVVSTFSGPQSP, encoded by the exons ATGGGTTCATTTCAAACACCGATAGGAATGCGAAGCTCCAATCTTCTCGAAACTTCATGTGGATACCTGCTTCAAGAACTGCAG ATGATTTGGAATGAAGTTGGACAAGATCACTTTGAAAGGGAGAAGGTACTGCTGGACCTAGAACAGGAATGCCTAGAGGTTTATCGGAAGAAGGTTGATGCTGCAAATACATCCAGAGCTCGCCTGCACCAGGAGTTGGCAGAAGCTGAGGCTGAATTTACCCATCTTCTTTTGTCCCTTGGTGAACGATCTCTACCTGGACGG CCAGAAAAAATGGCGGGAACACTGAAAGAGCAGCTAGATTCAATCACGCCGGCTTTGAGGGAAATGAGATTGAGGAAAGAAGAAAGGGTGAATCAGTTCCGAACTGTACAAGGGCAAATTCAGAAAATTTCTGCAGAAATAGCAGGTCAATCAGAATCAGAATATGATGACTTATCATCAGATATCATGGTGAATGAGAATGATCTATCCTTGAAGAAACTAGAAGAGTATCAGACAGAGCTACAAAGACTCCGCAACGAGAAG AATGAAAGGCTCATGAGGGTGGAACAATATATAGATGCAGTCCACAAATTGTCTTCAATATTAGGAACAGACTCCTCCATGGTCATCACCAAGGTTCATCCAAGCTTAAATGACTTATGTGGGATAACCAAAAACATAAGCAACGGTATTTTGGCTAAGCTTAACAGCACGGTGGAATCTCTAGACGAAGAAAAGCTAAAACGACTTGATAAG CTTCACCATCTTGGCAAAGCATTGACAAACTTATGGAATCTCATGGACACACCCTATAAAGATCGTCAATCGTTTTCCCATGTTACTGGCTTATTATCACTCTCATCAGCAGAAGTATCAGATCCAGGAAGCCTAACCCTAAACATAATCCAGCAG GCCGAAGCTGAAGTCAGGAGATTGGATCACTTAAAAGCAAGCAAGATGAAAGAACTATTTTTCAAGAAACAGAATGAGCTCAAGGAGATATGCAATAAATCACACATGGAGATTCCTTTGCAGTCAGAGATTGATAATCTAATTAACCTCATTAACTCTG GGGAGATTGACCATGCAGATCTTCTCATGAGCATGGATCAACAGATATCAAGAGCAAAAGAAGAAGCTTCTAGCAGAATGACTATCATGGAAAAGGTGGAAAAGTGGATGCTAGCACGTGATGAAGAGCGTTGGTTGGAAGAATACAGCAGA GACGAGAACCGGTACTCGGTCAGCAGAGGTGCACACAAGAACCTGAGACGTGCAGAACGCGCCCGAGTATTAGTCAACAAAATCCCAG CTTTGGTGGATTTGCTAATAGCAAATACTAAGAGTTGggaagaggaaagaaagaaaactttcTTGTATGATGAG GTACCTCTCCTAGCAATGTTGGAAGAGTATAATGTGCTAAGGCAGGAAAAGGAGGAGGATAAGCAAAGACAAAGG GAAATGAAGAAGGTCCAAAGCCAAGTAGCAGTTGAGCAAGAAAACTTGTTTATTACCAGGCCAAGCACCAGTGCAAGGCGAACTTCAACCAGAAGTGTAAATGGAGGTTTTAGCAATGCCATACCTCTAAACAGAAGGCTTTCCCTTGGCCTTCAGCAATTGGGACCAAACAGCATAAACTCAGGCACTCAAGGCATATCCTTTATAAAGGAAGGTAAGAAGGCACGGGGACAAAAGATGTTTGCTCGACCTGGCCTTGTTTCTCACCTTAGAGATGAAACAGCTTCAGTGGTATCAACATTTTCCGGCCCACAATCTCCCTGA